In one Buchnera aphidicola (Pemphigus immunis) genomic region, the following are encoded:
- the tal gene encoding transaldolase → MNQLEALKKMTTVVVDSGDIEFIAKFIPEDATTNPTLILQAMFLKHYQKLIDESIHYAKKIGGDYKNKIVNATDKIAVSLGIKILNFISGKVSIEVDSRLSFNKELCIEKAYKLINMFEEEGFDRSRILIKLAATWEGIKAAEELEKDNIRCNLTLLFSFVQAQACAEAGVYLISPFVGRIYDWHNKITPLRTYSYEKDPGVMSVHRIYNYYKENGYSTIVMGASFRIKEQILGLAGCDRLTISPILLSKLQSSTDIVERKLFDIKNKFNPTSIKVTESDFRWLHNQDIMAVEKLSEGIRQFGYDQIKLEKMVADKF, encoded by the coding sequence AAATGACTACAGTGGTGGTAGATAGTGGTGATATAGAATTTATTGCTAAATTTATTCCTGAAGATGCTACTACTAACCCTACTTTAATATTACAAGCAATGTTTTTAAAACATTATCAGAAATTAATTGATGAATCAATCCATTATGCAAAAAAAATAGGAGGTGATTATAAAAATAAGATAGTTAATGCTACTGATAAAATTGCAGTATCTCTTGGTATAAAAATTTTAAATTTTATATCGGGAAAAGTATCTATTGAAGTGGATTCTCGTTTATCTTTTAACAAAGAATTGTGTATAGAAAAAGCTTATAAATTAATTAACATGTTTGAAGAAGAGGGTTTTGATCGTTCTAGAATTTTAATTAAATTAGCTGCTACTTGGGAAGGAATTAAAGCTGCAGAAGAATTAGAAAAAGATAATATTCGTTGTAATTTAACTCTTTTGTTTTCTTTTGTTCAAGCACAAGCGTGTGCAGAAGCAGGTGTTTATCTTATTTCTCCTTTTGTGGGAAGAATTTATGATTGGCATAATAAAATTACTCCTCTAAGAACTTATAGTTATGAAAAAGATCCAGGTGTGATGTCTGTACATAGGATATATAATTATTATAAGGAAAATGGTTATTCTACAATTGTAATGGGTGCTAGTTTTCGAATAAAAGAGCAAATTTTAGGTTTAGCGGGTTGTGATCGTTTAACTATATCACCTATTTTGTTATCAAAATTACAATCCAGTACTGATATAGTAGAACGTAAATTATTTGATATTAAAAATAAATTTAATCCTACTAGTATAAAGGTGACAGAATCAGATTTTCGTTGGTTACATAATCAAGATATTATGGCTGTTGAAAAATTATCTGAAGGTATTCGTCAGTTTGGATATGATCAAATTAAACTAGAAAAAATGGTAGCAGATAAATTTTAA
- the tkt gene encoding transketolase, with product MYSERDLANAIRVLSMDAIQKANSGHPGTPMGMADIAAVLWRNFLKHNPTNPLWYDRDRFVLSNGHGSMLLYSLLHLTGYDVSIEDLKNFRQMNSKTPGHPEIGSTPGIEITTGPLGQGLASAVGMAIAERTLASYFNRSYYNIVDHYTWVFMGDGCMMEGISHEVCSLAGTLGLGKLIVFYDKNGISIDGEINDWCNDDTALRFKSYHWHVVNNVDGHAPEEIRNAIIESKSVIDRPSIIICNTIIGFGSPNKSGTEESHGAPLGEKEIFLTRKVLKWSYEPFQIPDEIYEKWNATDIGKSREEIWNKKFNEYKIHYPDLAEEYIRRMKRDLPNDWNEKINTFLEKLKEYPENIATRKASQNILEILGNLLPELIGGSADLAPSNLTMWSGSLSIKNHLSGNYIHYGVREFGMTAISNGIAHHGGFIPYSATFLIFVEYARNAVRMAALMKTQQILIYTHDSIGLGEDGPTHQPIEQLASLRFTPNMSVWRPSDQIETVIAWKYAVERKNGPTALILSRQNLFQFSRTKLQINNIERGGYIFYENVTFPDLIIISTGSELKIALDVAKILDSIGYKIRVVSMPSTDVFDQQDLFYRENVLPSVVSQRVAIEASMKDFWYKYVGLKGLIIGMDTFGDSAPAEQLFNKFGFSVENIVKKIKLFF from the coding sequence ATGTATTCAGAAAGAGATTTAGCAAATGCAATTAGGGTGTTAAGTATGGATGCAATTCAAAAAGCTAATTCAGGGCATCCTGGAACACCGATGGGTATGGCTGATATCGCTGCAGTTTTATGGAGAAATTTTTTAAAGCATAATCCTACAAATCCTTTATGGTATGATAGAGATCGTTTTGTTTTGTCTAATGGTCATGGATCTATGTTGTTATATAGTCTTTTACATTTGACAGGATATGATGTATCTATTGAAGATTTAAAAAATTTTAGACAGATGAATTCTAAAACACCTGGACATCCTGAGATTGGATCTACTCCTGGGATAGAAATTACCACTGGACCATTAGGTCAAGGTTTAGCATCAGCAGTAGGTATGGCAATAGCTGAACGTACTTTGGCATCTTATTTTAATCGTTCTTATTATAATATTGTTGATCATTATACATGGGTTTTTATGGGCGATGGATGTATGATGGAAGGTATATCTCATGAAGTATGTTCCTTGGCTGGGACTTTAGGATTAGGAAAATTAATTGTTTTTTATGATAAAAATGGAATATCTATAGATGGTGAAATAAATGATTGGTGCAACGATGATACTGCTTTGCGTTTTAAATCTTATCATTGGCATGTTGTCAATAATGTAGATGGTCATGCTCCTGAAGAAATCAGGAATGCCATTATAGAATCTAAAAGTGTTATAGATCGTCCATCTATTATTATTTGTAATACAATAATTGGTTTTGGTTCTCCTAATAAATCAGGAACAGAGGAATCACATGGTGCTCCGTTAGGTGAGAAAGAAATATTTTTAACAAGAAAAGTATTAAAGTGGAGCTATGAACCCTTTCAGATACCTGATGAAATTTATGAAAAATGGAATGCTACAGATATTGGGAAATCTAGAGAAGAAATATGGAATAAAAAATTTAATGAGTACAAGATTCATTATCCTGATTTGGCAGAAGAATATATTCGTCGCATGAAAAGAGATTTGCCAAATGATTGGAATGAAAAAATTAATACATTTTTAGAAAAATTAAAGGAATATCCTGAAAATATAGCGACCAGAAAAGCTTCTCAAAATATATTGGAAATTTTAGGTAATTTATTACCCGAATTAATAGGAGGATCTGCTGATCTTGCTCCTAGTAATTTGACTATGTGGTCGGGTTCTTTGTCAATTAAAAATCATTTATCTGGAAATTATATTCATTATGGTGTAAGGGAATTTGGGATGACTGCAATTTCTAATGGTATTGCACATCATGGAGGTTTTATACCATATAGTGCTACTTTTTTAATATTTGTTGAGTATGCGCGAAATGCAGTTCGTATGGCAGCATTAATGAAAACTCAACAAATTCTCATATATACTCATGATTCCATTGGTTTAGGGGAAGATGGTCCAACACATCAACCGATAGAACAACTAGCGAGTTTACGTTTCACACCTAATATGAGCGTTTGGAGACCTAGTGATCAAATAGAAACAGTTATTGCATGGAAATACGCTGTAGAAAGGAAAAATGGACCAACAGCTTTAATTTTATCACGTCAAAATTTATTTCAGTTTTCTAGAACTAAATTGCAAATAAATAATATAGAGCGAGGTGGATATATTTTTTATGAAAATGTTACTTTTCCTGATTTAATTATTATATCTACTGGTTCTGAATTAAAAATTGCATTAGATGTTGCTAAAATATTAGATTCTATTGGTTATAAGATCAGAGTGGTATCAATGCCTTCGACGGATGTATTTGATCAACAAGATTTATTTTATCGTGAAAATGTTCTTCCTTCTGTTGTTTCTCAACGGGTTGCTATTGAAGCTAGTATGAAAGATTTTTGGTATAAATATGTTGGTTTAAAAGGTTTAATTATTGGAATGGATACATTTGGTGATTCTGCTCCTGCTGAACAATTATTTAATAAATTTGGTTTTAGTGTGGAAAATATAGTAAAAAAAATAAAGTTATTTTTTTAG
- the dapE gene encoding succinyl-diaminopimelate desuccinylase: MFCPIINLAKELINIPSISPLDLGCQNIIAKRLSSIGFTVEIMNFKDTCNLWATRGKGKTLTLLGHTDVVHPGKICHWNSLPFESVVKDGMLFGRGSADMKGALAAMVVAVERCIASVPKHNGRLSFLITSDEESSAVNGTKKVLEKLNLRNEKIDYCLVGEPSSSNILGDVIKNGRRGSMTANLTIYGIQGHVAYPQFAKNPIHFIVPFLSSLISTEWSIGNINFPSTSMQLTDIRSGKGGNNIIPGEIFIQFNFRFGNDITSDNIKDIVNELLSKHLLKYTINWNISAKPFLTRSGNLLNTVKKVVKHVGGIIPKVLTTGGTSDGRFFSIMGAQVVELGLINKTIHKVNEYTKVVDLQLLTKMYENIIKDLIF; encoded by the coding sequence ATGTTTTGTCCAATTATTAATTTAGCAAAGGAACTTATTAATATTCCGTCTATTAGTCCTCTTGATTTAGGATGTCAAAACATTATTGCTAAACGTCTTTCTAGTATAGGTTTTACAGTAGAAATAATGAATTTTAAGGATACTTGTAATTTATGGGCTACTAGGGGTAAAGGGAAAACATTAACTTTATTAGGACATACTGATGTTGTACATCCAGGTAAAATTTGTCATTGGAATAGTTTGCCATTTGAATCTGTTGTGAAAGACGGAATGTTATTTGGTAGAGGCTCTGCTGATATGAAAGGTGCTTTGGCAGCTATGGTAGTGGCTGTAGAGAGGTGTATTGCATCTGTTCCTAAACATAATGGAAGACTATCTTTTTTAATTACTTCAGATGAAGAATCAAGTGCGGTCAATGGTACTAAAAAAGTTTTAGAAAAGTTAAATTTACGGAATGAAAAAATTGATTATTGTTTAGTAGGAGAACCGTCTAGTTCTAATATATTGGGAGATGTTATTAAAAATGGCCGTCGAGGATCTATGACAGCAAATCTTACCATTTATGGAATTCAAGGACATGTTGCATATCCTCAGTTTGCTAAAAATCCAATACATTTTATTGTTCCTTTTCTTTCATCTTTAATATCTACTGAGTGGAGTATTGGAAATATAAATTTTCCATCTACTAGTATGCAATTAACTGATATTAGATCAGGAAAAGGAGGAAATAATATTATTCCTGGAGAAATTTTCATACAATTTAATTTTCGATTTGGGAATGATATTACTTCTGATAATATTAAAGATATTGTTAATGAATTATTGTCTAAGCATTTATTGAAATATACTATTAATTGGAACATTTCCGCTAAACCTTTTCTTACTCGATCAGGTAATTTATTAAATACAGTTAAAAAAGTAGTTAAACATGTTGGTGGTATTATTCCAAAAGTATTGACAACAGGTGGTACTTCTGATGGTCGTTTTTTTTCGATTATGGGAGCACAAGTAGTAGAATTAGGTTTAATTAATAAGACTATTCATAAAGTTAATGAATATACCAAAGTTGTTGATTTACAGTTATTAACTAAAATGTACGAGAATATTATAAAAGATTTAATTTTTTAA